Proteins encoded by one window of Dioscorea cayenensis subsp. rotundata cultivar TDr96_F1 chromosome 20, TDr96_F1_v2_PseudoChromosome.rev07_lg8_w22 25.fasta, whole genome shotgun sequence:
- the LOC120251516 gene encoding uncharacterized protein LOC120251516, with amino-acid sequence MDPCPFVRLIVESLALKLPPVSKPAGPGVHPSTNPCYCTITFPECPSSSRYAPLPLASDESSLDAGHSSKVVFSLDPAAVQRLEGKPASSALTVAVHVGKRGSTCGMGGGRVLGKVRVEVELGMAVVRRGWVPVGTSGALLHVIVRTEPDPRFVFQFGGDPECSPVVFQVQRGGNPAVRQPVFSCRFSNDRQWNTTRSRSLPNEGTSSGGSVRAWFSSLGSFRGDKEQQRKEQRKGWMVTIHDLSGSPVAAASMVTPFVPSPGSDRVSRSNPGAWLILQPDTGFSATTWKPWARLEAWRERGPVDALGFKIELITDTGAITVAESSLSVRKGGQLCIDSSLSLSLSLNGDGGTWAWPFHEGFVMASSVEGERKVVSQPMVQVGARNVNCMADVALFIVLAAAVDLSMDACQLFSHKLRSELCQIHS; translated from the exons ATGGATCCGTGTCCCTTTGTGCGCCTCATCGTTGAATCATTGGCGTTGAAGCTCCCTCCGGTGTCGAAGCCAGCAGGTCCCGGTGTGCACCCTTCCACGAACCCATGCTACTGTACCATAACCTTCCCAGAATGCCCCTCATCTTCCCGGTATGCCCCTCTACCGCTGGCATCCGACGAGAGTTCTCTAGACGCCGGGCACTCGTCTAAAGTGGTATTTAGTTTGGACCCAGCTGCTGTGCAGAGGCTGGAAGGGAAGCCAGCGTCGTCGGCGCTAACTGTGGCGGTGCACGTGGGGAAGAGGGGGAGCACGTGCGGGATGGGTGGTGGGAGAGTGTTGGGAAAGGTGAGGGTGGAGGTGGAGTTGGGGATGGCGGTGGTGAGGAGAGGGTGGGTTCCGGTGGGGACTTCCGGGGCATTGCTCCACGTCATCGTTAGGACTGAGCCAGACCCGCGCTTTGTGTTCCAGTTCGGTGGTGACCCGGAGTGTAGCCCCGTCGTTTTTCAGGTTCAACGTGGCGGTAATCCCGCCGTCCGCCAACCCGTTTTCAGTTGCCGCTTCTCCAATGATCGCCAGTGGAACACTACTAGATCCAG ATCACTGCCAAATGAAGGAACATCAAGTGGAGGGAGTGTGAGAGCGTGGTTTAGTTCGCTGGGATCGTTTAGAGGAGACAAAGAGCAGCAGAGAAAGGAGCAGAGAAAGGGATGGATGGTGACCATACATGACCTTTCAGGGTCGCCGGTGGCGGCGGCGTCGATGGTGACACCGTTTGTGCCGTCGCCGGGGTCTGACCGTGTCTCGCGGTCAAACCCTGGGGCGTGGCTTATTCTCCAGCCGGACACTGGCTTCTCGGCTACTACTTGGAAGCCATGGGCCCGGCTTGAGGCATGGCGTGAGCGTGGCCCGGTTGACGCTTTAGGATTTAAGATCGAGCTCATCACTGACACTGGAGCCATTACCGTGGCTGAGTCATCGCTTAGTGTTCGGAAAGGTGGCCAGCTTTGCATTGACTCGAGCTTGAGCTTGAGCTTGAGCTTGAATGGAGATGGTGGGACGTGGGCGTGGCCGTTTCATGAAGGTTTCGTTATGGCTTCAAGTGTGGAAGGAGAGAGGAAGGTGGTGAGCCAGCCAATGGTGCAAGTCGGCGCAAGGAACGTGAACTGCATGGCTGACGTGGCACTCTTCATCGTACTCGCTGCTGCCGTTGATCTTAGCATGGACGCTTGTCAGTTGTTCTCGCACAAACTTAGGAGTGAGCTTTGCCAAATTCATTCTTGA